The following coding sequences are from one Sphingobium sp. Cam5-1 window:
- a CDS encoding Flp family type IVb pilin translates to MKFVRKMLKNEKGATAIEYGLIAALIAVAAIGAMTSLGGKLGNTFNKVSANMN, encoded by the coding sequence ATGAAGTTCGTTCGCAAGATGCTGAAGAATGAAAAGGGTGCAACCGCCATTGAATATGGCCTGATCGCAGCTCTGATCGCTGTCGCCGCCATCGGCGCCATGACCAGCCTCGGCGGCAAGCTGGGTAATACCTTCAATAAAGTTTCGGCCAACATGAACTGA